The DNA region GTCGTCACGATAACAGCTTTAACATCCGAAATCGTCTGGGCAATGGTCAGAGGTTCATCACCGGTCCCCGGTGGAGAATCAATCACCAGATAATCAAGATCGCCCCAGCCGACTTCGCCCAGAAACTGCTTTATGATGGAATTTTTCATGGGACCCCGCCAGATAATGGCATCGTCCTTATTGACGATGAGCGATTCGATTGAAACCGCCCTCAGATTTTCCGAATAGCGCATCGGGCTCAATTTGTTGCTTTCTCCGAAGTCCAGCATGCCGTTTAACCCGAGCATGCGCGGCACATCCGGGCCATGAATGTCAACATCCATCAGCCCCACCCGGTATCCCATGTTGGCAAGCGCTATGGACAGATTGACCGACACGCTGGTTTTGCCGACACCCCCTTTGCCGCTCATGACCAGCAATTTGTTTTTTATTTTTCCCAGCGAATTTGTTACGGATTTTTCCTTCTCAGCTTGAGCGATTAATCTTTCCATTTCAGATTTGGATTGGATCTGAACGGTTCCTTTCTTGCGAGCTTCCATATGAAATCTCTCCTCCTTATCATCTATCGATAATCTTATTTAAACGAATTCTAAATCATCAGTTGGATATGCCATTTCGGTCCCGGCAA from Desulfobacterales bacterium includes:
- a CDS encoding Mrp/NBP35 family ATP-binding protein, which encodes MEARKKGTVQIQSKSEMERLIAQAEKEKSVTNSLGKIKNKLLVMSGKGGVGKTSVSVNLSIALANMGYRVGLMDVDIHGPDVPRMLGLNGMLDFGESNKLSPMRYSENLRAVSIESLIVNKDDAIIWRGPMKNSIIKQFLGEVGWGDLDYLVIDSPPGTGDEPLTIAQTISDVKAVIVTTPQEVSLADVRKSISFCRTVKMEILGLIENMSGFICPHCSQGVDLFGSGGGERTAKAAGINFIGKIPFDPKVVSCGDAGESLQEKYEGSPTSAAFAEIARKIADIC